Proteins encoded within one genomic window of Macrotis lagotis isolate mMagLag1 chromosome 3, bilby.v1.9.chrom.fasta, whole genome shotgun sequence:
- the TEX15 gene encoding testis-expressed protein 15 isoform X1 has protein sequence MEAKETKRGKSASHHGSPYQDSVAPGFSTNLEVSSLKNFTIPKIRKTKEKAYLSSCHTNRREYSAISHTLTQCRLDLSCELQSLWQFGETKLVHNEHLEKKFSAKRMELRERGRRGRELEEHYCFLALSHSAVSRMYQGGLCTRESTMKALGNPLMGVHVFKHADVALSYARSRKRHVDNLMIFKVLFGKVKKIQPVVDKSKVCLDPSPNFDCHMSRLVPTPKDPIEQQAFSSAVYLYEYSSLAKPVDRPRQCLPYATITVRFLGQKTESGPTITSLRFLSGGFPKWPEKRGSLNNCTVAKRIGKGKDATVVYERFRKPTDSLVQDSCSCIAEMNPLAPDISSPCGSIQNNNFVGVGTIDGQSDPNLTESHNLSQAIEVKRPLPPSVDASQKEKGQRVVNFNYLESFINTLTAAVTLTNNFDIGTSTVITSKLIKDPRLLRRRGFHDQANLEPSSIEILPLESGEECPDSKLPFLPIEAALPPEAISDEPVAFSHSSLCPEGLPSEAALKGMFYQNCDYGDIREVTMEDAQENQHESDFQVALSSPYKEVIPACENQEYSNKTIPSSNQMKQILLPIKKQARGKYISEMNHFSKKSMSMDTSPERLNDPITQKLQPSDLTVVCERLRPPSPPEPPQTQQESRNKSIQETQNMKNLNTDEENHPKQEKNKYSKKKDSYDSIHGERGSNLRDFYLSYEKRKNLILSHQESDDYKNPQNQGLAFSRQSYSSPQEQEGISNPKHNLCESENSFPPKNAQKSSKHCLEEWVKCEKMYADKYFSKSPKVTELKPGSLHLIPIGTKADASQEMNIIVQTKEKPNDLINLSLATKATHFKVIRDGRGKYPSVHRENENEPIFPPGPHKDGRVNTCLAEEVVRSEDYPIFWNPVFGDDDNSFPELNVYFQEQEFRSDENDDPHSKRKERQHPFVQKNSMGNIYVDEKQVVYMNKNYSTIVNDGRRIKNLGRSEVRYSEKFSSAFDLAWEKSYVSIETSVVENKNGNHRRFILSGEKKLMPLASTTMLSETRGSYAHGHRDSGTNMPIPASLMPGFSAKYENNQGNSSGIAPATWSPSLGAWERNVFREGEDDLDYSKFNETCEQPTVSKEPELLFPEELEFNNEIEVELEQCENSFLQQDTANHRNLFADEVNSVYQFLESRIDWENLFGSGNWKSSEGSKNTLPQEARSQGLVMESSCLYSCPQKNHTELLSPGVVPDLQIQITNIIQSGFTPPQEPPTMQDEVLICATPEIAEAEMSDAWQESEPTASPSKLACENMNPPGKVKRELKVWPEAPERKRNLVLSPPPDSSIHKAAEYPLTSSMATSQTTKDGSTCSSTKSRDAHTKYSMAKDVKSKNGKGKLLASLKDKVMLSRNFRYSEPGPITRKATRHQSSEQFSSLSEGRIKTFSQSERHIRNVLNILYSEASLCKSKRLSRKLDGAVLHLKKAHRRVHRSLQLITKVGEKRRNSPLPKAYEVIRNSLWECCDLAGYNFLTERRYYSRHYYQKRKDDKREEKRALGLEVVRARSRAPHHQDYSSSSSSRRNQKVQKPLPMEGLSNEEASVSILRSTNPDRPHRFESRGSASNKGSSRDSKRGVDPKVPDEQPKAFSSHHSDRERSLDFIVVSSIHSEEISERPSSGFKPREASSIVCSAPSRMERNVKFFSDLGKNNLPLDSSETNVEGDDETHSRENVNLFISVLKSSTEHFFNVDASKTDYQELPRDSSKLKDHLPAEKSLAPEVDSKPRRDSEYLFRGSGSMAVWTSQEEEGMFQSFSCISLQNDEDECWTTHSEQLSERLPVVGNLAKCTPSCKQEQPQFESDGGEALAPMWEPCKNSSRGGDRKEGSGPESALVGPVPLEKNKNGKKNAVEVLHLNTRSSSSQKSTVKKKDKRRWTKSVEKEQQSEKLVEESNVLMGTSEKSPQIEGHGKQGQALESTSLVLAPCSKKTPRQLARTMKEKEEGRMVMENESTFPPSVSPLAVMDDPTPRTKGVPQSSRVQMNSQIPEANPSQQPPPQSDLEEGPSSQHTTTLLVKLSRILQKADKSSTLKSLQEQIKTCQTVLPLFIEAFERKQKCSFKHVLISRELLVEGNGWNNCRHHLHPRAVDSLVELQMMMEIMQFVENKKGLLGSEPTFRSLLWYDASLYGELLRGNQGYQQQSCLYPTFQDRLKYNSVNELQHYHGQLIKLLEEARKENRSYYVVLKYKRQIEECEDIMKHCPNYFDFTLSAPFTCGVNFGDNLEDLETLRKCTLELISNQDHFPKIQSCPGKQDHLWIIMEMISSKMHFIKNSESVSVKIALYGLEHIFFDAAKSLVWKEKGLSIRKNDSPEKMKKELLVFNQSAFKKLQQIYMSLEPAKEIECASKSWLEETVGNSPSKHCDCLKVGGLSGGSFSFSDTLFSLPDMCCIGEILDQAESADLKQLEELMVKCTDHLETLKKYFQILQEASVESLLITEENVLDVIKKHSYHVVILKPEAVELYIEMIMLAETIHFLKNVMAKKLNKPTFRGMLWFDLSLLPELIENQEKAASFSFLNETVAACLWEAVEAAILDLKHEIVIIREYPEGANSSYALQLLSRELTELTEIRTLLEQATPPIATYVDLIPYTMSVNYGMTLFELEHNYNQFALLLKNLTLASQKDLGKMAHVMKVMKTIEHLKVSCTNMGKCNISLLTCQMFSNAEKTQKQTRVIHMMKSRMVTRKVVAYLGESSSPWISSHNDPYVSKKRPFTLASCESSEKPFESSDQPSCKRPKMGDLMSKAKKTRESKGPLWNEREKTTDWGASLDPIPALCLSQTRRWSPDVPGPSCLLLLQGSPMNRLAGQEGSPVGMLGKGLPGILKKRSLSEGTLPGTPGLPPQISKAVLPGHLKPAADAFQATSLLTGANFHSETKFHSAATAKTLDFVCPDHEMLPDGYDSVQPPSSGHVTTVIQSNCPEPLISHRPGQKPEPPTQLIPGSQKICPMSLQQQLQKMPTGFMAAPGGCWNGTTQRISQGSQAQSHSFSSFYPCYSLSVYRYCSSVTQTYKGTTSNEGQPLPSSMAVAPVCHVPTNCLNSGHPQRSSFGQSLLPGQVLSFCTSQGPLPCCLPPCASGQALPQGSYPCPLRTDLFPGVNCTCAPWQESFQNGH, from the exons AAAAAAGGGGTTCCTTGAATAACTGTACCGTTGCCAAAAGAATCGGAAAGGGAAAAGACGCCACTGTCGTCTATGAGCGTTTCCGAAAACCTACAGATTCCTTAGTCCAGGACAGCTGTTCTTGTATTGCAGAGATGAATCCTCTGGCTCCTGATATATCTTCTCCCTGTGGAAGCATACAAAATAACAACTTTGTTGGTGTAGGCACCATTGATGGTCAGAGCGACCCTAATTTAACAGAAAGTCACAACCTATCTCAAGCAATTGAGGTTAAACGGCCCCTTCCACCCAGTGTGGATGCCTCTCAAAAAGAGAAGGGTCAAAGAGTTGTAAACTTTAATTACCTTGAATCATTCATCAACACTCTTACAGCTGCAGTTACTTTAACTAATAACTTTGATATTGGTACTAGTACTGTGATAACGTCCAAGCTCATTAAGGACCCTAGACTTCTGAGAAGAAGAGGATTCCATGACCAAGCAAACCTTGAGCCAAGTTCCATAGAGATTTTACCATTGGAGAGCGGGGAAGAGTGCCCTGATTCAAAATTGCCATTCCTGCCCATAGAAGCTGCCCTCCCCCCTGAAGCTATCTCTGATGAGCCTGTGGCATTCAGTCACAGCTCCCTTTGTCCTGAGGGTTTGCCCAGTGAGGCTGCTTTGAAAGGCATGTTCTATCAGAACTGTGACTATGGAGATATCCGTGAGGTAACCATGGAAGATGCCCAAGAAAACCAACATGAAAGTGATTTTCAGGTTGCTCTTTCATCACCTTACAAAGAAGTCATTCCAGCATGTGAGAATCAGGAATATAGTAATAAAACAATTCCTAGCTCAAACCAGATGAAGCAGATCCTGCTACCAATTAAGAAACAAGCCAGGGGAAAGTACATCTCTGAGATGAATCACTTTTCTAAAAAGAGTATGTCAATGGATACCAGTCCAGAGAGACTTAATGACCCTATAACCCAGAAATTACAGCCTTCTGACTTGACAGTTGTATGTGAAAGACTTCGgccaccttctcctccagaacctCCCCAGACTCAGCAAGAATCCAGAAATAAATCCATTCAGGAAACTCAAAATATGAAAAACCTGAACACTGATGAAGAAAACCAtcccaaacaagaaaaaaataaatattccaagAAAAAAGATAGTTATGACTCTATTCATGGAGAAAGAGGGAGTAACTTAAGAGATTTTTATCTTTCCTATGAAAAACGTAAGAATTTGATTTTATCCCATCAAGAAAGTGATGATTATAAAAACCCTCAGAACCAGGGGCTAGCTTTCTCAAGGCAATCTTATTCATCACCTCAAGAGCAAGAAGGGATTTCAAACCCCAAACACAATCTTTGTGAATCAGAAAATAGTTTCCCTCCTAAAAATGCACAAAAGTCTTCAAAACATTGCCTTGAAGAGTGGGTGAAATGTGAAAAAATGTatgctgataaatatttttctaagtctCCAAAAGTAACAGAATTGAAACCAGGAAGTCTGCATCTGATACCCATTGGTACAAAGGCTGATGCTTCACAGGAAATGAACATCATTGTTCAGACCAAAGAAAAGCCTAATGATTTGATTAATTTGTCACTTGCCACTAAAGCAACCCACTTCAAGGTGATCAGAGATGGGAGAGGGAAATACCCATCTGTGCatagggaaaatgaaaatgagcCAATATTCCCACCTGGCCCACATaaagatggcagagtgaataCGTGTCTTGCTGAAGAGGTAGTGAGGAGTGAAGATTACCCTATATTCTGGAATCCAGTGTTTGGGGATGATGATAACTCTTTTCCTGAACTGAATGTTTATTTTCAAGAACAGGAATTTAGGAGTGATGAAAATGATGACCCACATtctaaaagaaaggagagacagcatccttttgtacaaaaaaatagcATGGGAAACATTTATGTAGATGAAAAACAAGTTGTTTATATGAACAAAAACTACTCCACTATTGTCAATGATGGCAGAAGGATTAAGAATTTGGGCAGGTCAGAAGTCAGGTATTCTGAGAAGTTTTCTTCTGCATTTGATTTAGCCTGGGAAAAAAGTTATGTGTCTATAGAAACTTCTGTGGTtgaaaataagaatggaaatCACCGAAGGTTCATTCTCAGTGGTGAAAAGAAACTGATGCCACTGGCTTCCACAACCATGTTGTCTGAGACCAGAGGCTCCTATGCCCATGGGCACAGAGACTCTGGTACCAACATGCCCATCCCTGCTTCTTTGATGCCAGGATTTAGTGCCAAGTATGAAAACAACCAAGGGAACAGCTCAGGAATAGCACCAGCTACCTGGAGTCCCAGTTTGGGAGCATGGGAGAGAAATGTATTTAGGGAAGGGGAAGATGATCTGGATTACAGCAAATTCAATGAAACCTGTGAACAGCCCACTGTTAGCAAGGAACCGGAGTTGCTATTTCCTGAGGAACTGGAATTTAACAATGAGATTGAAGTGGAGTTGGAACAGTGTGAAAACTCTTTCCTGCAACAAGACACAGCCAACCATAGAAATCTGTTTGCTGATGAAGTGAACTCTGTGTACCAGTTCCTAGAATCTCGTATAGACTGGGAAAATCTCTTTGGAAGTGGTAACTGGAAGTCCTCAGAGGGTTCCAAAAACACATTGCCACAAGAGGCTAGAAGCCAGGGTTTGGTTATGGAAAGCAGTTGTCTTTATTCTTGTCCCCAGAAAAACCACACTGAGCTCCTAAGTCCAGGGGTGGTCCCTGATTTACAAatccaaattaccaatatcattCAGTCAGGCTTCACCCCTCCTCAGGAGCCACCCACAATGCAAGATGAGGTGCTGATATGTGCCACACCAGAGATTGCAGAGGCCGAAATGAGTGATGCATGGCAAGAATCAGAACCTACAGCCAGCCCTTCCAAGCTTGCCTGTGAAAACATGAATCCCCCTGGTAAAGTGAAGCGTGAACTGAAGGTGTGGCCAGAAGCTCCAGAACGGAAGAGGAATTTGGTCCTTTCACCACCTCCTGATTCATCAATTCACAAAGCAGCTGAATACCCCCTGACCTCATCTATGGCTACTTCCCAAACCACAAAGGATGGAAGTACCTGTTCATCAACAAAGTCAAGGGATGCCCATACTAAATATTCAATGGCAAAGGATGTGAAATCTAAAAATGGCAAAGGGAAGCTACTAGCTTCCTTAAAGGACAAAGTCATGCTAAGTAGAAACTTCAGGTATTCAGAACCTGGGCCAATAACCAGAAAGGCAACTCGTCACCAGTCATCTGAacagttttcttctttgtcaGAGGGACGGATCAAAACCTTTTCGCAGTCAGAAAGGCACATCAGAAATGTTCTAAATATACTTTACAGTGAAGCCTCCTTATGCAAGAGTAAACGTCTATCTCGAAAACTTGACGGAGCTGTTCTTCATTTAAAGAAGGCTCACAGGCGAGTTCACCGATCCTTGCAGCTCATCACTAAagtgggggagaagaggagaaatagCCCCTTGCCCAAGGCTTATGAGGTCATACGCAACAGCTTATGGGAATGTTGTGATTTGGCAGGTTATAATTTTCTGACAGAGAGAAGGTATTACTCGAGACATTATTATCAGAAGAGAAAAGATGACAAACGGGAAGAGAAGAGAGCTTTAGGACTAGAAGTGGTTAGGGCTCGGAGCCGTGCCCCACACCACCAGGATtacagcagtagcagcagcagcaggaggaaTCAGAAAGTCCAGAAGCCACTCCCCATGGAAGGTCTGTCCAATGAGGAGGCCTCTGTGAGCATCCTGAGAAGTACCAATCCTGACAGACCTCATCGCTTTGAATCTAGGGGCTCAGCATCAAACAAGGGCAGTTCAAGAGATTCAAAAAGAGGGGTTGACCCCAAAGTCCCTGATGAACAACCAAAAGCTTTCTCTTCTCATCACTCTGACAGGGAAAGGAGTTTGGACTTTATTGTCGTATCTAGCATTCACTCTGAAGAAATAAGTGAGAGACCCTCAAGTGGTTTCAAACCTAGGGAAGCTTCCTCAATAGTCTGTTCTGCTCCAtctagaatggaaagaaatgtaaAGTTTTTCAGTGATCTTGGAAAAAACAATCTTCCCCTTGATAGCAGTGAAACAAATGTAGAAGGTGATGATGAGACTCACTCCAGAGAGAATGtgaatttattcatttctgtCTTAAAATCAAGCACCGAACACTTTTTCAATGTTGATGCTTCTAAAACAGATTATCAGGAGTTGCCTAGAGATTCCTCCAAATTGAAAGATCACCTTCCTGCAGAAAAATCACTAGCACCTGAAGTAGACTCAAAACCAAGAAGAGACTCAGAATACTTATTTAGAGGCTCAGGAAGTATGGCTGTCTGGACAAGCCAAGAGGAAGAAGGTATGTTTCAGAGTTTTTCCTGTATTTCTCTTCAAAATGATGAGGATGAATGCTGGACCACCCATTCTGAGCAGCTGTCTGAGAGGCTGCCAGTAGTTGGGAATCTTGCAAAGTGTACTCCATCTTGTAAACAGGAGCAGCCACAGTTTGAAAGTGATGGAGGGGAGGCTTTAGCTCCAATGTGGGAGCCTTGCAAAAACTCCTCTAGGGGAGgggataggaaagaaggaagtggtCCTGAAAGTGCCCTGGTGGGGCCTGTACCACTTGAGAAGAATAAAAACGGGAAGAAAAATGCTGTTGAAGTTCTCCATTTGAATACCAGGAGCTCCTCGTCACAAAAATCCAcggtaaagaaaaaagataaaagacgaTGGACAAAATCAGTAGAAAAGGAACAACAGTCAGAAAAGCTAGTAGAAGAATCAAATGTTTTAATGGGAACTTCTGAGAAATCTCCACAGATAGAAGGTCATGGTAAACAGGGTCAGGCCTTAGAAAGTACTTCTCTGGTGCTTGCCCCTTGTAGTAAAAAGACTCCCAGGCAACTTGCCAGGACCatgaaagagaaggaggagggcaGAATGGTGATGGAAAATGAGTCAACCTTTCCCCCCAGTGTATCTCCACTGGCAGTGATGGATGATCCTACCCCCAGGACGAAAGGAGTTCCCCAATCATCTAGAGTGCAGATGAACTCCCAGATCCCTGAGGCCAACCCTTCTCAACAGCCACCTCCTCAGAGTGACTTGGAGGAGGGTCCATCTTCCCAGCACACTACAACACTCCTTGTGAAACTGTCGAGAATTCTGCAAAAGGCAGACAAGTCATCCACTCTGAAGAGTTTACAGGAGCAAATTAAAACTTGTCAAACTGTCCTTCCTTTATTCATTGAAGcttttgaaagaaaacaaaaatgttccTTTAAACATGTGCTGATTTCCCGGGAGTTGCTGGTAGAAGGGAATGGGTGGAATAACTGTAGACACCACCTCCACCCACGAGCTGTGGATTCTCTCGTAGAACTACAGATGATGATGGAAATCATGCAGTTCGTTGAGAACAAGAAGGGTCTCTTGGGCAGTGAGCCCACATTCCGCAGTTTGCTATGGTATGATGCTTCACTTTATGGTGAACTGCTTCGTGGGAATCAAGGCTACCAGCAACAGTCCTGTCTCTACCCAACTTTCCAAGATAGGCTCAAATACAATTCAGTCAATGAGTTACAGCACTACCATGGTCAATTAATCAAACTGTTGGAAGAAGCCAGGAAGGAGAACAGATCCTACTATGTTGTCTTGAAATACAAACGACAGATTGAGGAGTGTGAAGATATCATGAAACACTGCcccaattattttgattttactcTTTCAGCACCCTTCACCTGTGGTGTTAATTTTGGAGATAATCTAGAAGATTTAGAAACGTTAAGAAAATGCACTTTGGAATTGATCAGTAATCAGGACCATTTCCCTAAAATTCAGTCCTGTCCTGGGAAGCAAGACCATCTCTGGATCATCATGGAAATGATCTCCTCCAAGATGCATTTTATAAAAAACTCCGAATCAGTTAGTGTGAAGATAGCCCTCTATGGCCTGGAACACATCTTCTTTGATGCTGCTAAAAGTCTTGTTTGGAAAGAGAAGGGTCTGTCAATTAGAAAAAATGACTCCccagagaagatgaagaaagaactACTCGTATTTAACCAAAGTGCTTTTAAGAAGCTTCAGCAGATCTATATGTCGCTGGAGCCTGCCAAGGAAATAGAATGTGCTTCCAAGAGCTGGCTTGAGGAAACTGTTGGAAATAGTCCAAGTAAGCACTGTGATTGCTTAAAGGTAGGGGGGCTTAGTGGGGGCAGTTTCAGTTTTagtgatactctcttctctctcccagaTATGTGCTGCATTGGGGAGATATTAGACCAAGCAGAATCTGCTGACTTGAAGCAGTTAGAGGAACTTATGGTGAAATGCACAGACCACCTAGAGACCTTAAAGAAGTATTTCCAAATTCTGCAGGAGGCCTCTGTGGAGAGTCTTTTGATCACAGAAGAAAATGTGTTGGACGTTATTAAGAAGCACAGCTATCACGTGGTCATCCTGAAGCCTGAAGCTGTTGAGTTATACATCGAAATGATTATGCTTGCTGAAACAATTCACTTCCTGAAAAATGTCATGGCCAAGAAGCTAAACAAACCAACATTTAGGGGTATGCTGTGGTTTGATTTGTCTCTCCTTCCAGAACTGATAGAGAACCAAGAAAAAGCagcttccttttcatttctcaatGAGACTGTAGCAGCCTGCCTGTGGGAAGCAGTGGAGGCAGCCATCCTGGATCTAAAGCATGAGATAGTGATCATCCGTGAGTACCCTGAAGGTGCCAACTCTTCTTATGCCCTCCAACTGCTCTCTAGAGAACTCACAGAACTCACTGAAATAAGGACACTCCTGGAACAGGCCACTCCGCCTATCGCCACATATGTggatctcataccctataccatgTCAGTCAATTATGGCATGACCCTCTTTGAACTTGAACACAATTATAACCAGTTTGCTCTGTTGTTGAAAAACCTTACTTTAGCTTCTCAGAAAGACCTGGGGAAAATGGCCCATGTCATGAAAGTCATGAAGACCATAGAACATCTGAAGGTCTCGTGTACCAACATGGGAAAGTGTAATATCTCTCTTCTCACCTGCCAAATGTTCTCTAATGCAGAGAAAACTCAGAAGCAGACCAGAGTAATTCATATGATGAAGTCCAGAATGGTTACCAGAAAAGTGGTGGCCTATTTGGGGGAATCCTCATCTCCTTGGATCTCATCCCACAACGATCCATATGTCTCCAAAAAGAGACCTTTCACTTTAGCTTCTTGTGAAAGCAGCGAAAAGCCATTTGAAAGTTCTGATCAGCCAAGTTGCAAAAGACCAAAG ATGGGCGATCTCATGTCAAAGGCCAAGAAAACCAGGGAGTCGAAGGGGCCCCTCTGGAATGAAAG GGAGAAGACAACAGATTGGGGAGCCTCTCTGGACCCCATCCCTGCTCTTTGTCTGAGCCAGACCAGGAGGTGGTCCCCAGATGTGCCAGGGCCTAGCTGCCTACTTCTGCTGCAGGGCTCCCCCATGAACCGCCTGGCTGGACAGGAGGGGAGCCCAGTGGGCATGTTAGGGAAAGGTCTGCCTGGGATTCTGAAGAAGAGGAGCTTGTCTGAGGGAACCCTCCCTGGCACTCCAGGCCTCCCTCCCCAAATCTCCAAAGCTGTTCTCCCTGGCCATCTGAAGCCAGCAGCAGATGCCTTCCAGGCCACATCCTTGTTGACAGGTGCCAACTTCCATAGTGAAACAAAATTCCATTCTGCTGCCACAGCCAAGACCTTGGACTTTGTCTGTCCAGACCATGAGATGCTCCCAGATGGTTATGACAGTGTCCAGCCCCCAAGTTCAGGTCATGTAACCACTGTCATTCAGTCCAACTGCCCTGAACCCTTAATCTCCCATCGGCCAGGTCAAAAGCCTGAACCCCCAACCCAGTTGATCCCAGGATCTCAAAAGATATGCCCAATGTCCTTGCAGCAGCAGCTTCAGAAAATGCCGACAGGCTTCATGGCAGCCCCTGGGGGCTGCTGGAATGGCACCACTCAGAGAATCTCCCAGGGATCCCAGGCTCAGAGCCACTCTTTCAGTTCCTTCTACCCTTGCTATTCATTGTCTGTCTACCGCTACTGTAGCAGCGTCACCCAGACCTACAAAGGAACCACGTCTAATGAGGGCCAGCCACTGCCTTCATCCATGGCTGTGGCCCCTGTCTGCCATGTGCCCACCAACTGCTTGAATTCTGGGCACCCCCAGAGGAGCAGCTTTGGCCAGTCACTTCTGCCTGGGCAGGTACTCAGCTTCTGCACCTCTCAGGGACCCCTTCCATGCTGCTTGCCACCTTGTGCATCTGGCCAGGCCCTGCCACAGGGTTCCTATCCTTGCCCACTTCGCACAGACTTGTTTCCAGGAGTGAACTGCACATGTG